In Solanum pennellii chromosome 3, SPENNV200, a single window of DNA contains:
- the LOC107015045 gene encoding uncharacterized protein LOC107015045 isoform X2, whose product MSSVQNTVDTVNAAASAIVNAESRVQPSTVQRRWGSCWSLYWCFGSHKHSKRIGHAVLVPEPVAPGPAVPVTENPNHSATIVIPFIAPPSSPASFLPSDPPSATQSPAGLLSLKALSINAYSPGGTASIFAIGPYAHETQLVSPPVFSTFTTEPSTANFTPPPEPVHMTTPPSPEVPFAQLLTSSLARNRRYSGSNYKFPLSQYEFVPYQDPGSPGSNLISPGSVVSNSGTSSPFPGKCPIIEFRKGEPPKFLGYEHFSTRKWGSRVGSGSLTPSGWGSRLGSGTLTPNGGISRLGSGTVTPNGGEPPSRDSYLLENQISEVASLANSDNGSEIGEGVIDHRVSFELTGEDVPSCREKEPVMSHSQPTLPMDVSNLLASEMKSGSSMAEEKTYGSPRKASESGEDECHRKHRNITFGSSKDFDFDNVKIEVLEKDSIDCEWWTSDKAAGKESGIQNNWTFFPVLQPGVS is encoded by the coding sequence AGAAGATGGGGAAGCTGCTGGAGTCTATACTGGTGTTTTGGTTCTCACAAGCACAGCAAAAGAATTGGTCATGCCGTCCTTGTTCCTGAACCTGTAGCACCTGGACCTGCTGTTCCAGTTACTGAAAATCCAAACCACTCAGCCACCATTGTAATTCCTTTTATAGCTCCTCCTTCTTCTCCTGCATCCTTTCTTCCATCTGATCCTCCTTCTGCAACCCAGTCACCCGCTGGATTACTCTCTCTCAAAGCCCTCTCTATCAATGCATATTCTCCCGGTGGGACTGCGTCTATTTTTGCAATTGGTCCCTATGCTCATGAAACACAGTTAGTTTCCCCACCTGTTTTCTCTACCTTCACTACTGAACCATCTACTGCTAATTTTACTCCCCCACCTGAGCCGGTGCATATGACAACTCCACCTTCACCAGAAGTGCCTTTTGCGCAGCTTTTGACATCATCACTGGCCCGCAACAGAAGATACAGTGGGTCCAATTATAAGTTCCCGCTGTCCCAGTATGAGTTTGTGCCTTATCAAGATCCAGGAAGTCCAGGTAGTAATCTAATATCTCCTGGTTCAGTAGTATCAAATTCTGGTACCTCCTCACCTTTCCCTGGAAAATGCCCTATTATTGAGTTTCGTAAGGGGGAGCCTCCGAAATTTCTTGGTTATGAACATTTCTCCACTCGCAAATGGGGTTCAAGGGTTGGCTCAGGATCATTAACGCCAAGTGGCTGGGGCTCTAGGCTAGGTTCTGGAACTCTGACCCCGAACGGTGGAATTTCAAGGCTAGGTTCTGGTACTGTGACTCCAAATGGTGGGGAACCTCCTTCCCGAGATAGTTACCTATTGGAGAACCAAATCTCCGAGGTAGCATCTCTTGCCAATTCTGATAATGGTTCTGAAATTGGGGAAGGTGTAATTGATCACAGAGTTTCATTTGAATTAACTGGAGAAGATGTCCCGAGTTGTAGAGAAAAGGAGCCCGTCATGTCGCATTCTCAACCAACTCTTCCAATGGATGTGTCCAATTTGTTAGCCAGTGAAATGAAAAGTGGTAGCTCTATGGCCGAAGAAAAAACATATGGATCGCCTAGGAAAGCTTCAGAAAGTGGGGAAGATGAATGCCATAGAAAGCACCGGAATATCACCTTTGGCTCAAGcaaagattttgattttgacAATGTGAAAATAGAAGTCTTGGAGAAGGACAGTATTGACTGTGAATGGTGGACAAGTGACAAGGCTGCTGGGAAGGAATCAGGTATTCAAAACAACTGGACTTTCTTTCCTGTGTTGCAACCAGGAGTCAGCTAA
- the LOC107015045 gene encoding uncharacterized protein LOC107015045 isoform X1: MSSVQNTVDTVNAAASAIVNAESRVQPSTVQKRRWGSCWSLYWCFGSHKHSKRIGHAVLVPEPVAPGPAVPVTENPNHSATIVIPFIAPPSSPASFLPSDPPSATQSPAGLLSLKALSINAYSPGGTASIFAIGPYAHETQLVSPPVFSTFTTEPSTANFTPPPEPVHMTTPPSPEVPFAQLLTSSLARNRRYSGSNYKFPLSQYEFVPYQDPGSPGSNLISPGSVVSNSGTSSPFPGKCPIIEFRKGEPPKFLGYEHFSTRKWGSRVGSGSLTPSGWGSRLGSGTLTPNGGISRLGSGTVTPNGGEPPSRDSYLLENQISEVASLANSDNGSEIGEGVIDHRVSFELTGEDVPSCREKEPVMSHSQPTLPMDVSNLLASEMKSGSSMAEEKTYGSPRKASESGEDECHRKHRNITFGSSKDFDFDNVKIEVLEKDSIDCEWWTSDKAAGKESGIQNNWTFFPVLQPGVS, from the coding sequence AAGAGAAGATGGGGAAGCTGCTGGAGTCTATACTGGTGTTTTGGTTCTCACAAGCACAGCAAAAGAATTGGTCATGCCGTCCTTGTTCCTGAACCTGTAGCACCTGGACCTGCTGTTCCAGTTACTGAAAATCCAAACCACTCAGCCACCATTGTAATTCCTTTTATAGCTCCTCCTTCTTCTCCTGCATCCTTTCTTCCATCTGATCCTCCTTCTGCAACCCAGTCACCCGCTGGATTACTCTCTCTCAAAGCCCTCTCTATCAATGCATATTCTCCCGGTGGGACTGCGTCTATTTTTGCAATTGGTCCCTATGCTCATGAAACACAGTTAGTTTCCCCACCTGTTTTCTCTACCTTCACTACTGAACCATCTACTGCTAATTTTACTCCCCCACCTGAGCCGGTGCATATGACAACTCCACCTTCACCAGAAGTGCCTTTTGCGCAGCTTTTGACATCATCACTGGCCCGCAACAGAAGATACAGTGGGTCCAATTATAAGTTCCCGCTGTCCCAGTATGAGTTTGTGCCTTATCAAGATCCAGGAAGTCCAGGTAGTAATCTAATATCTCCTGGTTCAGTAGTATCAAATTCTGGTACCTCCTCACCTTTCCCTGGAAAATGCCCTATTATTGAGTTTCGTAAGGGGGAGCCTCCGAAATTTCTTGGTTATGAACATTTCTCCACTCGCAAATGGGGTTCAAGGGTTGGCTCAGGATCATTAACGCCAAGTGGCTGGGGCTCTAGGCTAGGTTCTGGAACTCTGACCCCGAACGGTGGAATTTCAAGGCTAGGTTCTGGTACTGTGACTCCAAATGGTGGGGAACCTCCTTCCCGAGATAGTTACCTATTGGAGAACCAAATCTCCGAGGTAGCATCTCTTGCCAATTCTGATAATGGTTCTGAAATTGGGGAAGGTGTAATTGATCACAGAGTTTCATTTGAATTAACTGGAGAAGATGTCCCGAGTTGTAGAGAAAAGGAGCCCGTCATGTCGCATTCTCAACCAACTCTTCCAATGGATGTGTCCAATTTGTTAGCCAGTGAAATGAAAAGTGGTAGCTCTATGGCCGAAGAAAAAACATATGGATCGCCTAGGAAAGCTTCAGAAAGTGGGGAAGATGAATGCCATAGAAAGCACCGGAATATCACCTTTGGCTCAAGcaaagattttgattttgacAATGTGAAAATAGAAGTCTTGGAGAAGGACAGTATTGACTGTGAATGGTGGACAAGTGACAAGGCTGCTGGGAAGGAATCAGGTATTCAAAACAACTGGACTTTCTTTCCTGTGTTGCAACCAGGAGTCAGCTAA